Proteins from a single region of Nocardiopsis dassonvillei subsp. dassonvillei DSM 43111:
- a CDS encoding DsbA family protein, with amino-acid sequence MTHEPWTVDFWFDPSCPLSWVTARWLRGVARERPVTVRWRVMSLSVLNEGRDEDPEGDTEGYLWIPARVCAAVQSGHGHEALGRFHEALWTGEDAAESGWIGDLADALRRAGLPGDLAGAGLSGEHDPFLRASHHDAVRRVPGEVGTPILALAGADGAPRAVFGPVVTEPPGREESLRLWEAVVLLTGVPGFREIKA; translated from the coding sequence ATGACCCACGAGCCCTGGACGGTCGACTTCTGGTTCGACCCGTCCTGCCCGCTGAGCTGGGTCACCGCGCGCTGGCTGCGCGGGGTCGCCCGGGAGCGCCCGGTCACGGTCCGGTGGCGGGTGATGAGCCTGTCGGTGCTCAACGAGGGCCGGGACGAGGACCCCGAGGGCGACACGGAGGGCTACCTGTGGATCCCCGCCCGCGTGTGCGCGGCGGTGCAGAGCGGCCACGGGCACGAGGCGCTCGGCCGGTTCCACGAGGCGCTGTGGACCGGGGAGGACGCCGCGGAGAGCGGGTGGATCGGCGACCTCGCCGACGCCCTGCGCCGGGCGGGGCTGCCCGGGGACCTGGCCGGGGCCGGCCTCTCCGGGGAGCACGATCCCTTCCTGCGCGCCTCCCACCACGACGCCGTGCGCCGGGTGCCCGGCGAGGTCGGAACGCCGATCCTGGCCCTGGCCGGCGCCGACGGCGCGCCGCGGGCGGTCTTCGGCCCCGTCGTCACCGAACCGCCGGGCCGGGAGGAGTCCCTGCGCCTGTGGGAGGCGGTCGTGCTCCTCACCGGCGTCCCCGGGTTCCGCGAGATCAAGGCCTGA
- a CDS encoding LacI family DNA-binding transcriptional regulator, translating to MAISLKDVAEHAGVSVKTVSNVVNGYRHVTPATRQRVQQVIDELGYRPNLTARHLRKGRTGIIALALPELGNPYFAELADAVINYAAGLDLIVLLDHTYGRRDQEVLFAQGFRARLIDGLILSPIELENEDLLARGHDAPLVLLGEREYEAPYDHIAIDNVAAARTATRHLLDLGRRRIAFIGARHGRSRQPAHLRLRGWRETVTAAGAAADDALVAGTDGYTRRDGAQAMARLLDSGTAPDAVFCYNDLIAIGAMRTLTERGLRVPEDVAVVGFDDIEEGRYCTAALTTIAPHKQAIARAAVDALLARLEGGAEGAVESRRVRPGFALVPRESTLGRP from the coding sequence GTGGCCATCAGCCTGAAGGACGTCGCGGAACACGCGGGCGTCTCGGTCAAGACGGTGTCCAACGTGGTCAACGGCTACCGCCACGTCACACCCGCCACCCGCCAGCGCGTGCAGCAGGTCATCGACGAACTCGGCTACCGGCCCAACCTGACCGCGCGCCACCTGCGCAAGGGCCGCACCGGCATCATCGCGCTGGCCCTGCCCGAGCTGGGCAACCCCTACTTCGCCGAACTCGCCGACGCCGTGATCAACTACGCCGCCGGACTCGACCTCATCGTCCTCCTCGACCACACCTACGGCCGCAGGGACCAGGAGGTGCTGTTCGCGCAGGGCTTCCGCGCCCGGCTGATCGACGGGCTGATCCTGAGCCCGATCGAGCTGGAGAACGAGGACCTGCTCGCGCGCGGGCACGACGCCCCCCTGGTCCTGCTGGGCGAGCGCGAGTACGAGGCACCCTACGACCACATCGCCATCGACAACGTGGCCGCCGCCCGCACCGCCACCCGGCACCTGCTCGACCTGGGCCGCCGCCGCATCGCCTTCATCGGCGCCCGCCACGGCCGCTCGCGCCAGCCCGCCCACCTGCGCCTGCGCGGATGGCGCGAGACCGTCACCGCGGCGGGGGCGGCGGCGGACGACGCCCTGGTGGCCGGCACCGACGGCTACACGCGCCGGGACGGCGCCCAGGCGATGGCCCGCCTCCTGGACTCGGGGACCGCGCCCGACGCCGTCTTCTGCTACAACGACCTCATCGCGATCGGCGCCATGCGCACGCTCACCGAACGCGGCCTGCGGGTGCCCGAGGACGTCGCGGTCGTGGGCTTCGACGACATAGAGGAGGGCCGCTACTGCACGGCGGCCCTCACCACCATCGCGCCGCACAAGCAGGCCATCGCGCGGGCCGCGGTGGACGCGCTGCTGGCCCGGTTGGAGGGCGGCGCGGAGGGCGCGGTCGAGTCGCGCCGCGTGCGCCCGGGGTTCGCCCTGGTGCCCAGGGAGAGCACGCTCGGGCGGCCGTGA
- a CDS encoding RNA-guided endonuclease InsQ/TnpB family protein codes for MLTGFRYRLALTDEQAESCQVYGDICRAVWNTGLDQRREAVSRWRRGQRLPYCGYHLQARELAEAKTEETWLQAAPSHILQQTLRDLDRACRDHGTFKVRWRAKDRWKPSFRFPDSAWMKVERLGRRWARVELPKLGWVRFRWSRAPRGTVRSATVSRDGAYWYVSLLCEDGQATPEAHERPDSAVGVDRGVAVAVATSDGDLLDQVFQTPKEAERERRLRRRLCRQRKGSANRARTRAALSALTGRVRARRSDFAAQTAHTLCAKNAVVVLEKLNTTNMTASAKGTVEVPGVSVRQKAGLNRAILAKGWHGLKLACHNAARRTGTRIVEVDPAYTSQTCHSCGYVAAENRESQSVFCCGRCGHTAHADVNAAQNILTRGWTSPSG; via the coding sequence ATGTTGACGGGGTTTCGGTACCGGCTCGCGCTCACCGACGAGCAGGCCGAGTCGTGCCAGGTCTATGGCGATATCTGTCGGGCGGTGTGGAACACCGGCCTTGACCAGCGCCGTGAGGCCGTGTCCCGTTGGCGGCGCGGCCAGCGCCTGCCCTACTGCGGCTACCACCTCCAGGCCCGTGAACTGGCCGAGGCCAAGACCGAGGAGACCTGGCTTCAGGCCGCCCCCTCCCACATCCTCCAGCAGACCCTGCGCGACCTGGACCGGGCCTGCCGGGACCACGGCACGTTCAAGGTGCGATGGCGTGCCAAGGACCGGTGGAAGCCCTCCTTCCGCTTCCCCGACAGCGCATGGATGAAGGTCGAACGCCTGGGCCGCAGGTGGGCACGGGTCGAGCTGCCCAAGCTGGGGTGGGTACGGTTCCGCTGGTCGCGCGCACCCCGGGGCACGGTCCGTTCGGCCACCGTCTCCCGCGACGGGGCCTACTGGTACGTGTCGCTGTTGTGCGAGGACGGCCAGGCCACACCGGAGGCACATGAGCGTCCCGACAGCGCGGTAGGTGTGGACCGGGGTGTGGCGGTGGCGGTGGCCACCAGCGATGGAGACCTGCTCGACCAGGTGTTCCAGACCCCGAAGGAGGCCGAGCGCGAACGCCGTCTGCGCCGACGCCTGTGCCGCCAACGCAAGGGGTCGGCGAACCGGGCCAGAACCAGGGCCGCCCTGTCCGCGTTGACCGGGCGGGTGCGGGCTCGGCGCTCCGATTTCGCCGCCCAGACCGCGCACACGCTGTGTGCCAAGAACGCGGTCGTGGTGCTGGAAAAGCTCAACACCACGAACATGACGGCCTCCGCGAAAGGCACTGTTGAGGTGCCCGGCGTCAGCGTGCGTCAGAAGGCGGGGTTGAATCGGGCGATTCTGGCCAAGGGCTGGCACGGCCTCAAGCTGGCCTGTCACAACGCGGCCCGGCGCACCGGGACCCGGATCGTGGAGGTTGATCCCGCGTACACGTCCCAGACCTGTCACTCGTGCGGATACGTCGCGGCGGAGAACCGAGAGAGCCAATCGGTCTTCTGCTGCGGCAGGTGCGGGCACACAGCGCATGCGGACGTGAACGCGGCCCAGAACATTCTCACGCGCGGATGGACTAGCCCTTCGGGGTGA